The Leifsonia poae region ATGACGAGCCACCCCATCTTCGCGTCGGGGTCGTTGCGCGGAACCTTACCGAATAGCGAGCGGAACCAGCGCCCGATGATGCGGACGATGTCCTTCCAGAAATACAGGAGCACGGCGGCCTCGGTGCCGAGCTGGATGATGGCGGTGAACCGCGCACCCGGGTCGGCTCCTGTGCCGAGGAGTTCGCCGACGATGCGGATGTGCGCGCTCGACGAGACGGGAAGGAACTCGGTGAGCCCTTGCACGAGGCCGAGGATGATGGCGTTGAAGAAATCCATGCGTCGCTTTCGCTGGCGGAGTGGACGGGGTTGCTGGACTCAGTAGCCGAGCAGAAGGTCGCGCAGCACGGTCCGACCAAACACTAGCGCGTCGAGGGGAACACGCTCATCGACCCCGTGGAACATGCCGGGGAAGTCCAGCCCGGCGGGCAGCCTCAGCGGAGCGAAGCCGTAGCCGGTGATGCCGAGCCGACTCAGCGCCTTGTTGTCCGTGCCCCCCGAGAGCAGATAAGGGAGCACCGGCGCGCCGGGATCGTGTTCGGCGAGAGTTCCGACGATCGCGTCGATCAGCGGTCCGTCGAAGCTCGCCTCGAGTCCCACATCCCGGTGCATGATCTGGATCTCGATGTCGTCGCCCACCAACTCCTGCACGAGGCCGAGGACGCGATCCTCGTCACCGGGCAGTGTGCGGATGTCGATCAGGGCTTCGGCGGTGTCCGGGATGACATTGTGCTTGTAGCCGGCGTTCAACAGTGTCGGGTTCGTCGTCGCACGCAGGGTGGCCAGGATGAACCCGGCCGCCGTTCCCGTTCGCAGCACGATCTCGTCCGGACCGACCTGCTCGGGATCGACGTTCAGGATGCGCGAGAGCTCGGCCAGCAACTGGGTGGTGGTGTCGGTGAGCTGGATCGGCCACTCCTGCCGACCGATCGCCACGACCGCCTCAGCGAGACGGGTGATCGCGTTGTCCCGGATCAGCCGCGAACCGTGCGCAGCCGGGCCGCGTGCCACGAGTTTGATCCACACCAGGGACTTCTCGCCCGTCTGCATCAGGTAAGCGCGCTTTCCGCCCAGCTCGATCGAGTACCCGCCGACCTCGCTGATCGCCTCGGTGGCGCCGGCGAACAGCTCGGGGTGGGTGTCGACGAGGAAGTGCGAACCACGACGGCCGCCGTCTTCCTCGTCGGCGAAGAAGGCCACGACGAGGTCGCGCTCGGGCTGATTCCCGGCCGAGAGGATGTCGCCCACCGCGGTCAGGATCATCGCGTCCATGTTCTTCATGTCGACAGCCCCGCGCCCCCAGAGCAGGCCGTCTTTGATCACGCCGCCGAACGGGTCGACCGACCATGCGCGGGGGTCGGCCGGGACGACGTCCAGATGGCCGTGCACCACGAGCGCCGGCTTGTCGCCGTCGCGGCCGGGGACACGAGCGACGACACTGGTGCGACCCGGGTCGGAGTCGAACAGCTGCGGCTCGAGACCGATGGCCTTCAGCCGCGCCTCGACGTATTCGGCGGCATCCGTCTCGCCGTTCGACTTCCCCTCACCGAAATTGGTGGTGTCGAAGCGGATCAGATCGCGTGCGATCACCGCCGTCTCGTCGAGCCCGCTGTCGTTCTGCGCATCCGTCATGCCTCCAACGCTACCGGCGCCTCCCGCGGACGCCAACGCGACACCACCGGGCGCGCCCGGGG contains the following coding sequences:
- a CDS encoding M20/M25/M40 family metallo-hydrolase — protein: MTDAQNDSGLDETAVIARDLIRFDTTNFGEGKSNGETDAAEYVEARLKAIGLEPQLFDSDPGRTSVVARVPGRDGDKPALVVHGHLDVVPADPRAWSVDPFGGVIKDGLLWGRGAVDMKNMDAMILTAVGDILSAGNQPERDLVVAFFADEEDGGRRGSHFLVDTHPELFAGATEAISEVGGYSIELGGKRAYLMQTGEKSLVWIKLVARGPAAHGSRLIRDNAITRLAEAVVAIGRQEWPIQLTDTTTQLLAELSRILNVDPEQVGPDEIVLRTGTAAGFILATLRATTNPTLLNAGYKHNVIPDTAEALIDIRTLPGDEDRVLGLVQELVGDDIEIQIMHRDVGLEASFDGPLIDAIVGTLAEHDPGAPVLPYLLSGGTDNKALSRLGITGYGFAPLRLPAGLDFPGMFHGVDERVPLDALVFGRTVLRDLLLGY